The segment GAAGCGTTCGGTCAGGTTGGCATTCTTACTGTGTCCCTGCATCGCCTTTGTTGTGTGTTTTGCCGATTTTGATCCAACGGCCAATTGTACCGCCTCATAACCGTCTTTTTCCTTGGTCTTGATCTGCGTTACAATATTCGGCACAGTTTCAACAAGGGTAACAGGAACGATATTTCCGCTTTCGTCGAAAATATTGCTCATCCCTATTTTTCTTCCAATCATACCGCTCATGATATCTATACTCCTGGTAAGAAGTTCCCGCTTAATGCGGATACATTCTACAAATTTTAAATCTCATCCCCGATTATCGGGAGTTCTTATTACGATGTTGCCGTTACTTTAAGTTCAATATCTACGCCCGCTGGCAATTCCAATTTCGATAATGCCTCGACCGTTTTATTCGTCGCATTCAAAATGCAGATCAGACGCTTGTGAATGCGGGTCTCGAACTGTTCACGGGATTTCTTGTCCACATGCGGCGAACGAAGGACCGTATAAATGGTCTTGTCGGTCGGCAATGGAATAGGGCCGCTGATGATCGCCCCGGAACTTTTCGCCGTACGAATTATTTTATCGATCGACTTATCGATCAGATTATGATCGTAGGCTTTGAGTTTAATTCGGATACCTTGTCCAGTCACTGTTGTTTACTCTCTTGATTTATTAACTTAAATTCTTATCGATCTATTTTTACTTCAGGATTTTAGTAACCACGCCGGCTCCAACCGTTCTGCCGCCTTCACGGATAGCAAAACGAAGTCCGTCTTCCATAGCGATAGGCGCGATCAGTTCGATGCCGATCTTCACGTTATCTCCCGGCATGATCATCTCCATACCTTCCGGCAGTTTGATGACTCCCGTCACGTCCGTCGTTCTGAAATAAAACTGCGGACGGTAGCCTTTGAAGAACGGCGTGTGGC is part of the bacterium genome and harbors:
- the rpsJ gene encoding 30S ribosomal protein S10 encodes the protein MTGQGIRIKLKAYDHNLIDKSIDKIIRTAKSSGAIISGPIPLPTDKTIYTVLRSPHVDKKSREQFETRIHKRLICILNATNKTVEALSKLELPAGVDIELKVTATS
- the tuf gene encoding elongation factor Tu (EF-Tu; promotes GTP-dependent binding of aminoacyl-tRNA to the A-site of ribosomes during protein biosynthesis; when the tRNA anticodon matches the mRNA codon, GTP hydrolysis results; the inactive EF-Tu-GDP leaves the ribosome and release of GDP is promoted by elongation factor Ts; many prokaryotes have two copies of the gene encoding EF-Tu) — translated: HTPFFKGYRPQFYFRTTDVTGVIKLPEGMEMIMPGDNVKIGIELIAPIAMEDGLRFAIREGGRTVGAGVVTKILK